In Mugil cephalus isolate CIBA_MC_2020 chromosome 20, CIBA_Mcephalus_1.1, whole genome shotgun sequence, the following are encoded in one genomic region:
- the LOC124998093 gene encoding uncharacterized protein LOC124998093, translated as MNEKTEIHLILRTISLAHKLHWDTIGKKTSEERGKLIKLAEENCKNETVLKWLRENSESVSFIKLVDVFHFLKKLIDEEEKKDHGDHVDITFMCHGAIEDFMIPACCLLPLPTITDVVLYSPWNCVTSGLTYFVATGRMRPEHRVFYCWTEKCCKTPDEGHRPVKLPNHWNSMKKAGGQMIPNITVSPLRPDDGVWKYYESLTEKHGRPGRNRIVIPFTLSVGSVPFSVVTLALSLVLLSSRFKATVHFTSCLRDHSTGQKFDRKYLQEQYACAIDNTLMKVKTESSWCTLM; from the exons ATGAACGAAAAAACGGAAATTCA cTTAATCTTGAGGACTATATCACTGGCACATAAACTACATTGGGATACTATCGGAAAGAAAACctcagaggaaagaggaaaactaATAAAGCTTGCAGAGGAAAATTGCAAGAATGAGACTGTCCTGAAATGGCTGAGAGAAAACTCAGAGTCTGTCTCCTTCATCAAACTTGTGGACGTGTTTCACTTCCTGAAAAAACTCATtgatgaggaagagaagaaggaccACGGTGACCATGTTGACATCACCTTCATGTGTCATGGAGCAATTGAAGACTTCATGATCCCAGCCTGTTGTCTGCTGCCTCTGCCCACCATCACAGACGTGGTCCTCTATTCTCCCTGGAACTGTGTCACTTCTGGTTTAACATACTTTGTTGCTACAGGAAGAATGAGGCCTGAGCACAGAGTATTTTATTGCTGGACAgaaaaatgttgtaaaactcCTGATGAAGGACACCGACCTGTGAAACTGCCGAACCACTGGAACTCAATGAAGAAGGCTGGAGGACAGATGATCCCAAACATCACTGTCAGTCCTCTTCGACCAGATGATGGTGTGTGGAAATATTATGAATCTCTCACAGAGAAACATGGTCGTCCAGGAAGAAACCGCATCGTCATCCCGTTCACCCTCTCAGTAGGGAGTGTCCCGTTCTCTGTGGTCACCTTGGCCCTGTCCCtggtcctcctgtcctccaggttcAAAGCCACCGTTCACTTCACTTCTTGTCTCCGTGATCACTCTACTGGACAGAAATTTGACAGGAAGTATCTACAGGAGCAGTATGCCTGTGCCATTGACAACACTTTAATGAAAGTTAAAACAGAGTCTTCCTGGTGCACATTAATGTAA